The Caulobacter vibrioides sequence GTTTTGGGTCATTTTTCTTCACGCGAACCGGGGCCACTTCGCTCGAAAAATGCTCTAGAGGCCGTCGAACAGGGCCGTCGACAGGTAGCGCTCGGCGAAGCTGGGGATGATCACGACGATCGTCTTGCCCTTGTAGGCGTCGCGCAGGGCCAGATCGAAGGCCGCCGTCAGGGCCGCGCCCGAGCTGATGCCCACGGGAAGCCCTTCGGTGGCCGCCGCGCGGCGGGCCATGGCGAAGGCGTCGTCATTGCTGACCTGGACGATGTCGTCGATCACGCCGCGATCCAGGACGCCGGGCACAAAGCCCGCGCCGATCCCCTGGATCTTGTGCGGACCCGGCGCGCCGCCCGACAGCACCGGAGAAGCCTCGGGCTCGACCGCGACCATTTTCAGCGAGGGCTTACGGGCCTTCAGCGCCTGGCCAACGCCCGTGATGGTGCCGCCGGTCCCGACGCCAGAGACCACCGCGTCGACGGCGCCGGCGGTGTCATTCCAGATTTCCTCGGCGGTCGAGACCCTATGGATCAGCGGGTTGGCGCTGTTCTCGAACTGTTGCGGCATCACCGCGCCGGGGGTCGCATCGATCAGCTCCTGGGCCCGGGTGACCGCGCCGCGCATGCCCTTCTCGGCCGGAGTCAGTTCCAGCTTGGCGCCCAGCAGCAGCAACATCTTGCGGCGCTCGATCGACATGCTCT is a genomic window containing:
- the cysK gene encoding cysteine synthase A; amino-acid sequence: MDDASSLYDAARFKRAGRGKIYDSIIDTIGDTPLVRLPRLTAELNPKAEVLAKLEFFNPISSVKDRIGVSMIESLEAQGVLKPGATIIEPTSGNTGIALAFVAAAKGYKLTLVMPESMSIERRKMLLLLGAKLELTPAEKGMRGAVTRAQELIDATPGAVMPQQFENSANPLIHRVSTAEEIWNDTAGAVDAVVSGVGTGGTITGVGQALKARKPSLKMVAVEPEASPVLSGGAPGPHKIQGIGAGFVPGVLDRGVIDDIVQVSNDDAFAMARRAAATEGLPVGISSGAALTAAFDLALRDAYKGKTIVVIIPSFAERYLSTALFDGL